The Gemmatimonas sp. UBA7669 genome has a segment encoding these proteins:
- a CDS encoding D-sedoheptulose-7-phosphate isomerase produces MSTPSSAADVAPLLGALRELAATAERTAQQLEQDIAAALRMVRDTVARGGTLLFCGNGGSAADAQHLATEYVVRYMRNRRAYPAIALTTDSSLLTATGNDFGFDQLFARQIEAIGKPGDLLIIHSTSGNSPNVLLAADAARAKGIPVLSLSARDGGALKGRSDLCLVVPTDRTDRAQEMHLCIQHAICDAIEVTL; encoded by the coding sequence ATGAGTACACCGTCCTCAGCCGCTGACGTGGCGCCTCTGCTTGGCGCACTGCGCGAATTGGCGGCTACCGCCGAACGTACGGCGCAGCAGCTCGAGCAGGACATTGCCGCGGCGCTGCGCATGGTGCGTGACACCGTGGCGCGCGGCGGTACGCTGCTCTTTTGCGGAAATGGCGGATCCGCGGCCGATGCGCAGCATCTCGCCACCGAATACGTCGTGCGCTACATGCGCAACCGGCGTGCCTATCCGGCCATTGCGCTGACCACGGACAGTTCGCTGCTCACGGCCACGGGCAACGACTTCGGATTTGATCAGCTGTTCGCACGCCAGATCGAGGCCATTGGCAAGCCAGGCGACCTGCTCATCATTCACTCCACCAGCGGCAACTCACCCAACGTGTTGCTGGCGGCTGACGCGGCGCGTGCGAAAGGCATTCCCGTGCTGTCGCTGTCGGCGCGGGATGGTGGTGCGCTCAAGGGCCGCTCGGACCTGTGTCTGGTGGTGCCGACTGACCGCACCGACCGTGCGCAGGAGATGCACCTCTGCATTCAGCACGCCATCTGTGATGCCATCGAGGTCACGCTGTGA
- a CDS encoding tyrosine-protein phosphatase yields MIDLHTHLLPGVDDGSPSFDVSLPILERFADDGVTTVVCTPHLNASQAVTAPYAYHRELLQELQRQAPAGLELQLGWEIMLDSPGVDLSATELTLGDSRALLVEFTRGGLPPGASSELRRITRQARTPILAHPERYFGCTLDLVREWRKLGVVIQTDASVLMGRGAPSDFAREMLALGYIDILASDNHGDHRDLSAVRQWLLDRGGEDQVDLLTHGNAECVLGDEDPIPVPPLAPGLLGRVKRFFGR; encoded by the coding sequence GTGATCGACCTCCACACGCACCTGCTTCCTGGAGTCGACGACGGGTCTCCCTCCTTCGACGTGTCGCTGCCCATCCTGGAGCGCTTCGCGGATGACGGAGTCACGACGGTGGTATGCACGCCGCATCTGAACGCGAGTCAGGCCGTCACGGCGCCGTATGCGTATCATCGTGAACTGTTGCAGGAGCTGCAGCGACAGGCGCCGGCTGGTCTCGAACTGCAGCTTGGCTGGGAAATCATGCTCGACAGCCCGGGTGTCGACCTGTCGGCGACGGAGCTCACGCTTGGAGACTCGCGCGCGCTGCTGGTCGAGTTCACCCGGGGTGGCTTGCCGCCCGGCGCCTCCAGCGAGTTGCGGCGCATTACCCGTCAGGCCCGCACGCCCATTCTCGCGCATCCCGAGCGCTACTTCGGCTGCACACTCGATCTCGTGCGTGAATGGCGGAAGTTGGGCGTCGTCATTCAAACGGATGCGTCGGTACTCATGGGGCGTGGGGCACCCAGTGACTTCGCGCGTGAGATGCTGGCGCTGGGGTACATCGACATTCTCGCGTCCGACAATCATGGCGACCATCGTGATCTGTCTGCGGTGCGGCAGTGGTTGCTTGACCGGGGCGGGGAAGATCAGGTGGATTTGCTCACCCATGGCAACGCCGAATGTGTGTTGGGTGATGAAGACCCGATCCCCGTGCCGCCACTTGCGCCCGGTTTGCTTGGGCGCGTGAAGCGCTTCTTTGGTCGCTGA
- the alaS gene encoding alanine--tRNA ligase: protein MLAAEIRTRFLAYFEKNGHAIRPSSSLVPAEDPTLLFTNAGMVQFKKVFLGMEDPPEGKRRATTSQKCVRAGGKHNDLEQVGHTARHHTFFEMLGNFSFGDYFKRDAIKFAWEFITEDLKIPREHLRVTVFHEDDEARALWREVANVPDNRIYGLGAKDNFWQMADTGPCGPCTEIYVDLAHMASDWAFPSGASGEWTNTEIQDYSLDAFVEGAEAGRFLEIWNLVFMQFDRQADGTMVPLPKPSVDTGAGLERIAAVLQGVTNNFHTDLFRPLIQKVEDVVGIGYPYRPGVGLGTAVGKDGRPIDPASFRVLADHARAVGFLLADGVFPSNEGRGYVLRRILRRAVRHAWLLGRREPTLVHVVEVLIDTMRDLYPELHVRRKHILETTRAEEERFLATIDAGMSRFEELAPAASTQGSTAMRGTLSGEDAFRLYDTFGFPIDLTDLMARERGYLVDIAGFERALQAQRKQSQDERKSKQIAVSADDFADPTLWTHDQQHEAGMGRFVGYDVIEVDTLVTAVRHLPDGRVAVMLRESPFYAESGGQVSDHGRITGEGWSVAVNEVRKVDGRIAAIGEATGEIAFGRAHAMVPRDRRRDTERNHTATHLLHAALRKILGDHVHQAGSLVAPDRLRFDFTHHGPLSAEQLAAIEADANAGVWASVPVTIQEESYNDAVARGAMALFGEKYGDVVRVVEIPALSVELCGGTHVRNTAEIGLIRIVSESGVAAGVRRIEAITGPRAFQFLADRERALLQVASRLKVPMSGLTSGLEQIEKKLDGLMDERKQLEKRLDEAMRGGATGGGLAQQLVAAASDIAGTRVVSARVDVPDVKALQALGDAVREALGSGVAVLGAAFADGKGALLAVATDDARDRGLRADIVVRDVAATVGGRGGGKPHMAQAGVDPAQVDAALAGAAEIVGKLVAAG from the coding sequence ATGCTCGCTGCCGAAATCCGCACCCGCTTCCTGGCCTACTTCGAGAAGAACGGCCACGCCATCCGCCCCAGCTCGTCGCTGGTGCCCGCCGAAGATCCGACCTTGCTGTTTACCAACGCCGGCATGGTCCAGTTCAAGAAGGTCTTCTTGGGTATGGAGGACCCGCCGGAGGGGAAGCGTCGCGCCACCACTTCGCAGAAGTGCGTGCGTGCCGGTGGCAAGCACAACGATCTCGAGCAGGTGGGGCATACGGCCCGCCACCACACGTTCTTCGAGATGCTGGGGAATTTCTCCTTCGGCGACTACTTCAAGCGCGACGCCATCAAGTTCGCGTGGGAGTTCATCACCGAAGACCTGAAGATTCCCCGGGAGCATCTGCGGGTGACCGTCTTCCATGAAGACGACGAGGCGCGTGCGCTCTGGCGCGAAGTGGCCAACGTGCCGGACAACCGCATCTACGGGCTGGGTGCCAAGGACAACTTCTGGCAGATGGCCGACACCGGGCCCTGCGGTCCCTGCACCGAGATCTACGTGGACCTCGCGCACATGGCGTCCGACTGGGCCTTTCCGTCGGGAGCAAGCGGCGAGTGGACCAACACTGAGATCCAGGACTATTCGCTCGACGCGTTTGTCGAAGGCGCCGAGGCGGGTCGTTTCCTCGAGATCTGGAATCTCGTGTTCATGCAGTTTGACCGGCAGGCGGATGGGACGATGGTCCCGCTGCCCAAGCCCAGTGTGGATACCGGTGCAGGACTCGAGCGCATCGCGGCGGTGCTGCAGGGTGTCACCAACAACTTCCACACCGATCTCTTCCGCCCGCTGATTCAGAAGGTGGAGGACGTGGTGGGCATTGGCTATCCGTACCGTCCGGGCGTCGGTCTGGGGACCGCGGTGGGCAAGGATGGGCGGCCCATCGATCCGGCCTCGTTCCGTGTGCTCGCCGACCACGCGCGCGCGGTGGGCTTCCTGCTTGCCGACGGCGTGTTCCCGAGCAATGAAGGGCGTGGCTACGTGCTGCGTCGCATCCTGCGTCGCGCCGTGCGTCACGCCTGGTTGCTCGGTCGACGCGAGCCCACGCTGGTCCATGTGGTGGAGGTGCTCATCGACACGATGCGCGACCTCTATCCCGAGCTGCATGTGCGTCGCAAGCACATCCTCGAGACCACACGCGCGGAAGAAGAGCGATTCCTCGCCACCATCGATGCGGGCATGTCGCGCTTCGAGGAGCTGGCGCCGGCCGCGTCAACGCAGGGCAGCACGGCGATGCGTGGTACGCTCTCGGGTGAAGACGCCTTCCGTCTGTACGACACCTTCGGCTTCCCCATCGATCTGACCGACCTGATGGCCCGCGAGCGCGGGTACCTTGTCGACATCGCCGGTTTTGAGCGCGCGTTGCAGGCGCAGCGCAAGCAGTCGCAGGATGAGCGCAAGAGCAAGCAGATCGCGGTCAGCGCCGACGATTTTGCCGACCCGACACTGTGGACGCACGATCAGCAGCATGAAGCGGGCATGGGTCGCTTCGTGGGCTACGACGTGATCGAGGTGGACACGCTGGTAACGGCCGTGCGTCATCTGCCCGACGGTCGCGTGGCTGTGATGCTGCGTGAATCGCCGTTCTACGCGGAATCGGGTGGTCAGGTCAGTGACCACGGCCGTATCACCGGTGAGGGCTGGTCGGTGGCCGTCAACGAAGTGCGCAAGGTGGACGGGCGCATCGCGGCCATTGGTGAAGCCACGGGCGAGATAGCCTTTGGCCGCGCACATGCGATGGTGCCGCGGGATCGGCGTCGGGACACGGAGCGCAATCACACGGCCACGCACCTCCTGCATGCCGCGCTGCGCAAGATCCTCGGCGATCATGTGCATCAGGCGGGCTCGCTCGTCGCGCCGGATCGTTTGCGTTTCGATTTCACGCACCACGGTCCGTTGTCCGCAGAGCAGTTGGCGGCCATTGAAGCCGATGCCAATGCCGGCGTGTGGGCGTCCGTGCCGGTGACCATTCAGGAAGAGTCGTACAACGATGCCGTCGCACGCGGCGCCATGGCGTTGTTCGGCGAGAAGTATGGTGACGTCGTGCGCGTCGTGGAGATTCCCGCACTTTCTGTCGAGTTGTGCGGTGGCACCCACGTGCGCAACACAGCGGAGATCGGCCTCATTCGCATCGTGTCCGAAAGCGGCGTGGCGGCCGGCGTGCGCCGCATCGAAGCCATCACGGGCCCTCGTGCCTTCCAGTTCCTCGCCGATCGCGAGCGGGCGCTCCTGCAGGTGGCGTCGCGTCTCAAGGTGCCGATGTCGGGTCTCACCTCGGGTCTCGAGCAGATCGAAAAGAAGCTCGATGGCCTGATGGATGAGCGCAAGCAACTCGAGAAGCGTCTCGATGAAGCCATGCGCGGTGGTGCGACCGGTGGTGGCTTGGCGCAGCAGCTGGTGGCGGCGGCCAGCGACATTGCCGGCACGCGTGTGGTCTCTGCTCGCGTGGACGTGCCGGACGTCAAGGCCTTGCAGGCCCTCGGCGACGCGGTGCGCGAGGCACTGGGCAGCGGTGTGGCCGTGCTGGGTGCCGCGTTTGCCGATGGCAAGGGCGCGCTGCTCGCGGTGGCCACGGATGACGCGAGAGATCGCGGACTGCGCGCCGACATTGTGGTGCGTGATGTGGCGGCGACGGTGGGTGGTCGTGGCGGCGGCAAGCCACATATGGCGCAGGCCGGTGTCGATCCCGCTCAGGTGGATGCAGCCCTCGCCGGTGCGGCGGAGATCGTGGGCAAGCTGGTGGCGGCCGGATGA
- a CDS encoding regulatory protein RecX translates to MNAERFGTVGEPSAHSAPALRIQDLRESPRRPGRYLLQMSDGRTLVLGVGVLSDCGATRVGAVLSAEVVERLLHESAVTAMADRALDMLARGRRTRRELERRLLRPPLRRGQPAPRPEEGAERALQVREALDRLEASGVLSDNEVAEAEAAARLRRGEAPGRVTQVLRRKGVAGSVVQAAVQEAMAEDDFDERAACRAVAEKRARALRALPPDVATRRLLGFLQRRGYGGGVARDVTREVLSARDESGADWEGEDEARLADETVD, encoded by the coding sequence ATGAACGCTGAACGGTTTGGTACGGTGGGCGAACCGTCTGCACACAGCGCACCCGCGTTGCGCATCCAGGACCTGCGCGAGTCCCCACGTCGTCCGGGGCGCTACCTGCTGCAGATGTCGGATGGCCGCACCCTGGTGCTTGGGGTGGGTGTGCTGTCGGATTGTGGCGCCACCCGCGTCGGGGCAGTGTTGTCAGCGGAGGTCGTGGAGCGGTTGCTGCATGAGTCGGCCGTCACCGCCATGGCTGATCGAGCGTTGGACATGCTGGCGCGAGGGCGCCGCACGCGTCGGGAGCTGGAACGGCGTCTGCTGCGTCCGCCACTGCGTCGGGGGCAGCCGGCGCCAAGGCCCGAGGAAGGCGCGGAACGAGCGCTGCAGGTTCGTGAAGCGCTGGATCGTCTCGAGGCCAGCGGCGTGCTGTCGGACAATGAGGTGGCCGAGGCGGAGGCGGCGGCGCGGTTGCGTCGCGGCGAGGCACCGGGCCGAGTGACGCAGGTCCTGCGGCGAAAGGGTGTGGCGGGCAGTGTGGTGCAGGCGGCGGTGCAGGAGGCCATGGCGGAGGACGACTTCGACGAACGGGCGGCGTGCCGAGCGGTGGCAGAAAAACGCGCGAGGGCGCTCAGGGCTTTGCCGCCCGATGTCGCGACGCGGCGGCTGCTGGGGTTCCTGCAGCGCCGTGGCTATGGCGGGGGTGTGGCGCGTGATGTCACGCGGGAGGTCCTGTCGGCGCGTGACGAGAGTGGCGCCGATTGGGAGGGCGAGGACGAGGCGCGGCTCGCTGACGAAACCGTCGACTGA
- the recA gene encoding recombinase RecA, which translates to MAASPLTTAVLMAGSVITDDKRKALALAVAQIEKSCGKGSIMRLGTDAKVRVESIPTGAINLDAAIGVGGIPRGRITEIYGPESSGKTTLCLHVVANAQRAGGVAAYIDAEHALDTEYAKKLGVDVENMLISQPDTGEQALEICEILVRSGAVDVIVIDSVAALVPKAEIEGDMGDSHVGLQARLMSQALRKLTGAIARSKVSVVFINQLREKIGVMFGNPETTTGGKALKFYASLRLDIRRIGPVKEKEDVIGSHVRVKVVKNKVAPPFKQAEFDIMYAEGISHTSLLVDIGVESGIIDKAGAWYSYGSQRIGQGRENAKLFLKDNPALMAEVEEKVKVVLGVNKAAEAAPGAEETEE; encoded by the coding sequence ATGGCGGCTTCACCCCTCACGACGGCGGTCCTTATGGCGGGTTCGGTAATCACAGACGACAAGCGCAAGGCCCTGGCGCTCGCGGTCGCGCAGATCGAAAAGAGCTGCGGCAAGGGCTCCATCATGCGCCTTGGGACCGACGCCAAAGTGCGCGTCGAGTCCATCCCGACGGGCGCGATCAATCTTGATGCGGCCATCGGCGTGGGTGGTATTCCGCGCGGTCGCATCACTGAGATCTACGGCCCCGAGTCCAGCGGCAAGACCACGCTCTGTCTCCACGTGGTGGCCAACGCGCAGCGGGCCGGTGGCGTGGCGGCGTACATCGATGCCGAGCATGCGCTCGATACCGAGTACGCCAAGAAGCTGGGTGTCGACGTCGAGAACATGCTCATCTCGCAGCCGGACACAGGCGAGCAGGCACTCGAGATCTGCGAGATCCTCGTACGTTCGGGCGCGGTCGACGTGATCGTCATCGACTCCGTGGCGGCGCTGGTGCCCAAGGCGGAAATCGAGGGCGACATGGGCGACTCGCACGTGGGCCTGCAGGCGCGCCTCATGAGTCAGGCGCTGCGCAAGCTCACCGGTGCGATCGCCCGTTCGAAGGTGTCGGTGGTTTTCATCAACCAGTTGCGCGAAAAGATCGGCGTCATGTTCGGCAACCCGGAAACCACGACGGGTGGCAAGGCGCTCAAGTTCTACGCGTCACTTCGGCTCGACATCCGCCGCATCGGCCCGGTGAAGGAGAAGGAAGACGTCATCGGCTCGCACGTGCGCGTGAAGGTCGTGAAGAACAAGGTGGCGCCGCCGTTCAAGCAGGCGGAATTCGACATCATGTACGCCGAGGGCATCAGCCATACGTCGTTGCTGGTCGATATCGGTGTCGAGTCGGGCATCATCGACAAGGCGGGTGCGTGGTACAGCTACGGCTCGCAGCGCATTGGGCAGGGTCGGGAGAATGCCAAGTTGTTCCTCAAGGACAACCCGGCGCTGATGGCTGAAGTCGAGGAGAAGGTGAAGGTCGTACTTGGCGTCAACAAGGCGGCAGAGGCCGCGCCCGGCGCCGAGGAGACAGAAGAGTAG
- a CDS encoding YraN family protein, with amino-acid sequence MTKQRQDFGLLGERIAARWLRRDGWSIVAHRFRDGRRDIDLIVHRNAEVAFVEVKARHGEQFGSPVEAVHTRKQRELCRSARVWIARYGTEALNYRFDVIGILVSGQSVRVRHVPNAFPLP; translated from the coding sequence ATGACGAAACAGCGACAGGACTTCGGGCTCCTTGGTGAGCGTATCGCGGCGCGCTGGTTGCGCCGCGACGGCTGGTCCATTGTAGCGCATCGCTTTCGGGACGGGCGCCGCGATATCGATCTCATCGTGCACCGAAACGCCGAGGTGGCCTTTGTGGAGGTCAAGGCCCGTCATGGGGAGCAGTTCGGCTCGCCCGTGGAGGCCGTGCACACCCGGAAGCAGCGGGAGCTTTGCCGATCGGCCAGGGTCTGGATCGCCAGATATGGCACGGAAGCGCTGAATTATCGGTTTGACGTCATCGGCATCCTCGTTTCCGGTCAATCTGTCCGGGTGAGGCATGTGCCGAACGCCTTCCCCCTGCCGTAA
- a CDS encoding glycerophosphodiester phosphodiesterase family protein, which translates to MILLDPHARPVIGHRGNRAHAPENTIPSMLEAVALGADALEFDVHVTRDDVLVVLHDPTLDRTTNGQGPVAALTAADLSQFDAGARFTKDGRTFPWRGRGVTVPTFDAVIEALPPTLPLIVEIKTPAATPVLRRAIVRHGLASRIIVAGFDPASTRDLRGGGFALGASTPDVARLLAPALLRQRIARPWFQALCIPPQHRGIPVPVSAIARAARPHGVVTHVWTINSPAKAQRLWRQGIQGIISDDPALMIAARGGV; encoded by the coding sequence ATGATTCTGCTCGACCCACACGCGCGACCGGTCATCGGCCACCGCGGCAATCGCGCGCACGCCCCCGAGAATACCATCCCGTCGATGCTCGAGGCCGTGGCCCTTGGCGCGGACGCACTCGAGTTCGACGTACATGTGACGCGGGATGACGTGCTGGTGGTGCTGCACGACCCCACGCTTGATCGCACGACCAACGGGCAGGGGCCGGTGGCCGCATTGACGGCGGCGGACCTATCGCAGTTCGATGCCGGTGCGCGCTTCACGAAAGACGGCCGGACGTTTCCCTGGCGTGGACGCGGTGTCACCGTCCCCACCTTCGACGCGGTCATCGAGGCCCTCCCCCCCACCTTGCCACTCATCGTGGAGATCAAGACGCCAGCCGCCACACCGGTGCTGCGCCGAGCGATCGTCCGGCATGGCCTCGCGTCACGTATCATCGTGGCTGGCTTCGATCCGGCGAGCACTCGGGATCTGCGTGGTGGTGGGTTCGCGCTCGGTGCCAGTACGCCCGACGTCGCGCGACTGCTCGCGCCGGCGCTGCTGCGTCAGCGCATTGCCCGTCCATGGTTCCAGGCACTCTGCATTCCTCCGCAGCATCGCGGCATTCCGGTTCCGGTGTCGGCTATCGCACGCGCCGCGCGTCCGCATGGCGTGGTGACCCACGTGTGGACCATCAACTCGCCGGCCAAGGCGCAGCGCCTCTGGCGACAGGGCATTCAGGGCATCATTTCCGACGACCCGGCCCTCATGATCGCCGCACGCGGCGGAGTCTGA
- a CDS encoding TonB-dependent receptor, protein MRLPLRRLLASAMLAIGFMPAASSNLAAQSGSITGKVTDATTGRPIENAQVQAQLMGGQAYGAISGADGGFRVVNLPDGSYTVTVRALGYEQRVFTAQRVGAVINAALTERPTQLGQTVVTASRSRPEKALDAPAQISVISSERIAERPAVTVTDQLRGIPGVDVNRGGIAQANIVARGFNNAFSGSILMLQDYRFAGVPSLRVNVPFLMTGTNEDIDRIEVLLGPASALYGPNSANGVLHVITKSPFTQEPGRRSNTTLSVDGGQRDLLRVGARTAVKLNDRAAFKLSGEGMRARDWQYRDLSEPATFPNAAPAGRRGQANARDFDLERFTGEARLDLRPRDGVELITTYGFTRAGSGIELTGANGSAQIKNWTYNSLQQRVRFGRFFAQAFVNSSNAGNDDSLDVGGTYLLRSGQPIVDKSNVWALQAQHGLDLLDGRQSFTYGVDYIATNPETGGTINGRNEADDNTREYGGYLQSSTRVLNRKMELLTALRVDGNNVIEGTFFSPRAAITFKPVGDNHVFRATYNRAFQTPANFTFFLDLVQSRAAGANPYDVFAQGNKPKEGYQFPRTCTAGSAYGTLCMRSPFTQNTGFQTVSAGAALPGVWTALGPAVQPTLTAGLTQALIANLGLSQQQAAGFAAQLAPALIQRLQSRVPTEAELPTGLFIGQNLIADASGPADIAPLRASFNNTYELGYKGQLANGKLLIDISGWRQQRGDVGTSAGQATPVVLARSPQAYGTYVTTQWAQVIQGAAAQAGLQVPAAQVQQLAAGLAGAVVPTAAALPLGVVTWDDQAGGNRRILATYFNAGNQKLWVTGLDMATTLQATQRLGFTANYSYQNRTIFPDIQGGNAAPLMSNSPANRGSLAARFETLGNVWSLESRVNYSESYEVNSGVYGTTASWPIAAGNPGATGTTSANAVAGCPTTTQGRFCYEGVPEIVTLDLGISRKFNLNGQSLRWSLNATNLLNEEVRTFPGVPQIGRMVMTRIQYVF, encoded by the coding sequence ATGCGTCTCCCTCTTCGGCGACTGCTGGCCAGCGCAATGCTGGCCATCGGTTTCATGCCTGCGGCGTCGTCGAACCTCGCTGCGCAGTCCGGCAGCATCACCGGCAAGGTCACTGACGCGACCACTGGCCGTCCCATCGAGAATGCGCAGGTGCAGGCGCAGCTCATGGGCGGGCAGGCCTACGGTGCCATCTCCGGCGCGGATGGTGGGTTCCGCGTGGTCAACCTGCCGGACGGCAGCTACACGGTCACGGTGCGCGCCCTCGGCTATGAGCAGCGCGTCTTCACCGCGCAGCGGGTTGGCGCGGTCATCAATGCCGCGCTGACGGAGCGGCCGACGCAGCTCGGACAGACGGTCGTCACGGCCAGCCGCAGTCGTCCGGAGAAGGCGCTCGATGCCCCGGCGCAGATCTCGGTCATTTCGAGTGAGCGCATCGCGGAGCGACCGGCGGTCACGGTCACCGACCAGCTCCGGGGCATTCCCGGTGTGGATGTCAACCGCGGCGGCATTGCGCAGGCCAACATCGTCGCGCGCGGCTTCAACAACGCGTTCAGCGGCAGCATTCTCATGCTGCAGGACTATCGTTTTGCGGGCGTGCCGTCGCTGCGTGTGAACGTGCCCTTCCTGATGACGGGCACGAACGAGGACATTGATCGTATCGAAGTGCTGCTCGGTCCGGCGTCGGCGCTGTACGGTCCCAACAGCGCCAACGGCGTGCTGCACGTGATCACCAAGTCGCCATTCACCCAGGAACCCGGTCGGCGCTCCAATACCACGCTCAGCGTGGACGGTGGTCAGCGCGATCTGCTGCGCGTTGGTGCGCGAACGGCCGTCAAACTGAACGACCGGGCGGCGTTCAAGCTGTCGGGTGAAGGCATGCGCGCCCGGGACTGGCAGTATCGCGACCTGTCGGAGCCGGCGACGTTCCCGAATGCGGCGCCGGCCGGCCGCCGCGGACAGGCCAATGCGCGCGACTTTGATCTCGAGCGCTTCACCGGTGAAGCGCGACTCGACCTGCGTCCGCGCGACGGGGTGGAGCTCATCACGACCTACGGCTTCACGCGCGCGGGTTCCGGCATCGAGCTCACTGGCGCCAACGGCAGTGCGCAGATCAAGAACTGGACCTACAACAGCTTGCAGCAACGAGTGCGCTTCGGGCGGTTCTTTGCCCAGGCCTTCGTGAATTCCAGCAACGCCGGCAACGACGATTCGCTGGACGTGGGCGGCACCTATCTGCTGCGCAGCGGGCAGCCCATCGTGGACAAGTCGAATGTCTGGGCGCTGCAGGCCCAGCACGGGCTCGACCTGCTTGACGGCCGCCAGTCGTTCACCTACGGCGTGGACTATATCGCGACCAATCCGGAAACGGGTGGCACGATCAACGGCCGCAACGAGGCCGACGACAATACACGCGAGTACGGCGGCTATCTGCAGTCCAGCACGCGGGTGCTCAACCGCAAGATGGAGTTGCTCACCGCGCTGCGTGTGGACGGCAACAACGTCATCGAGGGCACCTTCTTCTCGCCGCGCGCCGCCATCACGTTCAAGCCGGTGGGCGACAACCACGTCTTCCGTGCCACGTACAACCGCGCCTTCCAGACGCCGGCCAACTTCACATTCTTCCTCGATCTCGTACAGTCGCGCGCGGCGGGGGCCAACCCGTACGACGTGTTTGCGCAGGGCAACAAGCCCAAGGAAGGCTATCAGTTCCCGCGAACCTGTACGGCAGGCTCGGCCTACGGCACGCTTTGCATGCGCTCGCCCTTCACGCAGAACACGGGTTTCCAGACGGTGAGTGCGGGGGCGGCGCTCCCCGGCGTGTGGACGGCACTCGGGCCGGCGGTGCAGCCGACGCTGACCGCGGGCCTCACGCAGGCGCTGATCGCCAACCTCGGGCTGTCGCAGCAGCAAGCAGCGGGCTTTGCCGCGCAACTGGCGCCGGCGCTCATCCAGCGTCTGCAGTCGCGGGTCCCGACGGAGGCCGAACTGCCTACGGGTCTGTTCATCGGACAGAATCTCATTGCCGATGCCAGCGGACCGGCCGACATCGCGCCGCTGCGTGCCTCGTTCAACAACACGTATGAGTTGGGCTACAAGGGGCAGTTGGCCAACGGCAAGCTGCTCATCGACATCTCCGGCTGGCGACAGCAGCGTGGTGATGTGGGCACATCCGCCGGACAGGCCACCCCCGTCGTGCTTGCGCGCAGTCCGCAGGCCTACGGCACATACGTGACCACGCAGTGGGCGCAGGTCATTCAGGGTGCGGCGGCACAGGCTGGTCTTCAGGTGCCTGCGGCGCAGGTGCAGCAACTCGCTGCGGGTCTCGCCGGCGCCGTCGTCCCGACTGCCGCCGCGCTGCCGCTTGGCGTGGTGACGTGGGATGATCAGGCGGGTGGCAACCGTCGCATCCTGGCCACGTACTTCAACGCCGGCAACCAGAAGCTCTGGGTCACCGGTCTCGACATGGCCACCACCCTCCAGGCCACCCAGCGCCTTGGCTTCACCGCCAACTACAGCTACCAGAACCGCACCATCTTCCCGGACATCCAGGGTGGCAACGCCGCGCCGCTCATGTCCAACTCGCCGGCCAACCGTGGCTCCCTCGCGGCGCGCTTCGAGACGCTGGGCAATGTGTGGTCACTCGAAAGCCGGGTGAACTACTCCGAGAGCTACGAGGTCAACTCGGGCGTGTACGGCACCACGGCCTCCTGGCCGATTGCCGCCGGCAATCCGGGGGCGACCGGCACCACGTCGGCCAACGCCGTCGCCGGCTGCCCCACCACCACGCAGGGCCGCTTCTGCTACGAGGGCGTGCCCGAGATCGTCACGCTCGACCTTGGCATCTCGCGCAAGTTCAACCTCAACGGGCAGTCGCTGCGCTGGTCGCTCAACGCCACCAACCTGCTCAACGAAGAAGTGCGCACGTTCCCCGGTGTGCCGCAGATCGGCCGCATGGTGATGACGCGCATCCAGTACGTGTTCTGA